The DNA window ACTCTGTGGACAGCCGGGTGATCAGCGCCGCGATGAATCCCACGTCGTCGATCCCCTCGGCCTGGGCCCGGATGTGGGGATCGCCCCGGCCGTCGTTCCAGTTGCGCTCCCAGGCGTCGGGATAGACCACGAGAAAGCCGTGGCGATCGGCCAGCACGTTGAATCCGAAGCGCTCCATGCGCCTGCCGGTGCCTCCGCCTCCGTGCAGCACGAACACCAGCGGAACGGCGCGGCCCGCCGGTAACGCTGGCGGCACGTACAGGAGGAACGTGCGGCGCACCCCCCCGATGTCGATGGTGCGGCTGACCGACGCACCGGTGGCCGGCGGGAGGAGTGGCGGCCGGGCCAGAAGGGCGAGGGCCGCGAGCAGCGACGTCCCGAGAACGATTCCGGCGCGTCTCATCTACGGCGCGACCTGGATGGTGCCGTCGCCTTCACCGGTAATATGCCCGATCTGCGCGGCAAGGACGTTCCGGCGGGCCAGGGCCGCGGTCAGGGCCTGGAGCCGCGCCGGCGGGACAGCCATGAGCAACCCCCCCGACGTCTGCGCGTCACAGAGGATCAACTGGTCGCCCTCGTCGAGCCCGGCGAAGTCGACGCGGGATCGCAAATATTCGTAGTTGCGGGCCGTCCCTCCGGCGATGGCGCCCTGTCGGACGAGGGTGCGGGCTTCCGCCAGGACCGGGATGGCGGTGTACGACAGTTGGGCACGCACGCGGCTGGCGGACGTCATCTCGTACAGGTGGCCGAGCAGGCCGAATCCGGTGACGTCTGTGGCGGCGTTCACCCCCACCTCGACCATCGCCTCCGCGGCGTCCCGGTTGAGCGTCTCCATCACCCGGATGACCTCGTCGATCGCCTGGGGTGACGTCTTCTCCTGCTTGATCCCCGTGGTGATGATGCCGATGCCCAGCGGCTTGGTGAGGACCAGGCGGTCGCCCGGTTGCGCGCCGACGTTGCGCACGATCCGGTCGGGGCGCACCACCCCCGTGACGGCCAGCCCGTACTTCGGTTCCGGGTCGTCGATGCTGTGGCCGCCCGCGATGAGGACCCCCGCCTCCCGGGCCTTGTCCGCGCCCCCCTGCAGGATCTCCTCCAGGACCGCCAGCGGCAGCTTTCCGCGCGGAAAGCCGACGATGTTCAGGGCGAGGATCGGCCGGCCGCCCATGGCATAGACGTCGGACAGCGCGTTCGCCGCGGAGATCGCCCCGTAGTGGTACGGGTCGTCTACGACGGGCGTGAAGACGTCTACAGTCTGGACGAGGGCGAGGTCGTCGGCGAGGCGGTAGACTGCCGCGTCGTCGACGGTGCTCGTCCCCACCAGGAGGTTCGGGTCGCTGGGAACCGGCAACCGGCGCAGGACCTGCGCCAGGTCCTCAGGACCGAGTTTGGATGCTCACCCCGCGCAGGCCACCAGCGCGGTGAGCCGGACGCGCTCCCGTGCCGTCACGCCCTCACCCCCTTCCGGAGCCGACGTCACCCGTCGATTGTAGCATGGAGGCGGAGACCCGACGACGAAGTCGCGCAGGGGAGGCTCCGATCATGACGTTGCACCAGCTCCGCGTCTTCGCCACTGTGGCGCGACTGGGCAGTTTCTCGCGCGCGGCCGAGGAGCTGGGGATCACCCAGCCCTCGGTCAGCATCCAGGTCGCCGACCTGGAGCGGGATCTGGGCGTGGAACTGTTCCGGCAGGAGGGGAAGCGGATCGCCCTGACTCCCGCCGGGCAGGCTCTGGCGGAGTACGCTCCGCGGATTCTGGCCCTGGCCGACGAGGCCGTGGCCGCCGTCCGTCAGGCCGGCCGCGAACCCGTCGCTCCCTTCGAGGTCATCGAGCACACCTCGGAAGCGGGGATCATCGCCCGGGGACGGACCCTGCCCGAGGTGTTCGCCAACGCCGCCGCGGGCATGCTCTCCTTCATCATCTCTCCAGAATCCGTCCGCCCCGTTGAGTCGCGCCGGATCGTCGTCACCGCCGACGACCGCGAGGGGCTCCTCGTGGCGTGGCTGAACGAACTGCTCATCCTGCTCAACGGGGACGGCTTCATCCCCCGGGAATTCCGCATCGAGGAGCTGGAAGCTACGCGCCTTCAGGCGGAGGTCCGGGGCGAGCCGGTGGATCCCGGGCGGCACCGCTTCCGACTCGATGTCAAGGCGGCCACCTACCATCAGCTCGAGATCGGCCGGGACGGCGGATGGTACGCGCGGGTCATCTTCGATGTGTGAAGAGGGGCCGGGACGAAGGAGCGAAGGAACAAGGAGATTCGCCGGCAGCGGGCGCAATCAGAAGTGAGACTCCCATGCTCGATCTGAAGCTGATTCGGGACGATCCGGAACTGGTGCGCGAGGGGCTGCGCAAGAAGCACGCCGATGTGGGCCTCGTCGATCGCGTCCTGGAGCTCGACCGCCGGCGGCGGGAGTGGATCCGACAGGTGGAAGCGCTGCGCGCCGAGCAAAACCAGGCCTCCGCGGCCATCCCCCGCCTGACCGGCGAGGAACGCGCCCGCCGCCTCGCGGAGCTGCGGGAGGTGGCCGACCGTCTGAAGGCGCTGGAACCCGAGCTGAAGACCCTGGAAGAGCGGCTGCACCGGACGCTGCTGCTCTTCCCCAATCTGCCCCATCCGTCCGTCCCGCCGGGGAGAGATGCCTCGGAGAACGTGCCGCTGCGCACCTGGGGACGGAAGCCGGAGTTCACCTTCCCTCCGCTGGACCACCTCGATCTGGGGACGCGCCTCGGCATCATCGATATGGAGCGCGGCGCCAAGGTGGCCGGGTCGCGCTTCTACTACCTGAAGGGTGCGGGGGTGCTGTTGGAGCAGGCGTTGATGCGCTTCGGGTTGGACCTGCTGGTCGCGGAGGGGTTCACGCCGGTCGTCACCCCTTTCCTGGTGCGCCCCGAAATCATCACCGGCGCCTGGGGGGGCGCGGAACTGGATACCCAGCAGGTCTACCGGATCGAGGGCGAGGATCTGGCGCTGATCGGGACCTCGGAACAGAGCCTGGCCGGCATGTATCAGGGGGAGACGCTTGAGGAGGAGACCCTGCCCCGGCGGTTCGCCGGGATCTCCTGGAATTTCCGCCGGGAAGCCGGCAGCTACGGACGCGACGTGCGCGGCCTCTACCGGGTGCATCAGTTCGACAAGCTGGAGATGTTCTCGTACGTGGTGCCCGAGCGCTCCTGGGACGAGCACGAATACCTCGTCTCGCTGGAGGAGCGCTTCCTGCAGCGGCTGGGGCTCCACCACCGGGTTGTGGCGATCTGCGGCGGCGACACGAGCATCCCGTCGGCGAAGACCTACGACGTGGAGACGTGGATGCCGGGCCGCGGCGAGTTCGGGGAGACGCAGTCCTGCAGCAACTGCACGGACTTTCAGGCCCGGCGGCTCGGGATCCGCGTGCGGCGGGCCCGCGGCACAGAGTATGTGCACACCCTGAACGGGACGCTGGTGGCGACCAGCCGGGCGCTCATCGCCGTGCTGGAGAACTACCAGCAGCCGGACGGCAGCGTCCGCATCCCCGAGGTTCTGGTCCCGTACATGAACGGGCAGGAGGAGATCCGACCGTGACTCTGCGCTTTGTGGTGTTCGGTTCCGGCGCGGTGCTGATGGCCCTGGAGATCGTGGGCAGCCGCGTACTGGCGCCGTACTTCGGCAGTTCGGTTTACGTGTGGGGCAGCCTGATCAGCATTTTCCTGGCCGCCCTCAGCGTCGGCTACTACCTGGGCGGCGTCGCCGCCGACCGCTGGCCCCGTCCCGGTGTCCTGGCCCTGACGCTGGGCACGGCCGGCGTCCTGATCCTCCTGTTGCCGCCGCTGGCTCGGCCCATCCTGGAGGCCTTCACGGTCTGGGATCTGGGACCGCGCCTGTCGCCGCTGCTGGCCTCCGTCGTCCTGTTTGCCCTGCCCAGCGTCCTGATGGGCGCCACCTCGCCCTTTGCCATCAAGCTGGCCGCGACGACGCTGGCCACCGTGGGCAACACCGCCGGCGTCCTGTACGCCATCTCCACCGCCGGGAGCATCGTGGGAACGCTGCTCACCGCCTTCGTGCTCATTCCGGCGATGGGCGTACGGGCGATTCTCTACACGCTGGGAGGGAGCCTGCTGGTCTTCTCGGCGTTGATGGCGATGCTGGCCGCGCGCGGCGTCCGCCGCGCCGCGGCCGCCGTCACGGTGCTCGCCCTCGTCCTCGCCGCCCTCCCCGCCGCCGGGCAGACGCGGTGCGGCGAGCCCCGCGTGGTGTTCGAGCGCGACACCGTGTATCATCGCATCCGTGTCGCCGAGGACAACTGCTACCGCTGGCTGCACTTCGACCGCTCCCGCCAGGGCGGCATGTTCCTCACCGACCCGCGGGAGAGCCCGCTGGTCTATCCCGACTACTTCCTGCTAGCCTGGCTGTTCAACCCGAACATCAGGCGCGTGCTGGTGGTCGGGCTCGGTTCCGGCTCCGTCCCCAAGCGCCTGCTCAGCGACTTCCCGGGCGTGCAGGTGGACTCCGTCGAGCTGGACCCGGTCGTCGTCGAGGTGGCGAAACGGTACTTCGCCGTCACCGAGGGACCGCGCCACCGCATCTTCGTTCAGGACGGCCGCCAGTACATCCGACGGACGGATACCCCGTACGACCTGATTGTCATGGACGCCTACCACGCCGAGGGCGTGCCCTTTCATCTCGTCACGCAGGAGTTTTTCCGTCAGGTCAAGGCCAGGCTGACGCCGGGCGGGATCGTGGCCGCCAACATCGTCGGGTTCCTGGGCGGCCCGGACAGCAAGCTCTTCAAAGCGATCTACAAGACCTACGCTGCGGAGTTTACGGGGCTGTACCTCTTTCCCGTGCAGGTCCAGTATTACCCCGAGGAGGATCGGGTGCGCACCATCATCCTCTTCGCCGGGGCCCGGCCGGGGCTCGGCAGGCGTGACCTGACGGCGACCCTGGGCCAGCTGCGCCGGGAGAAAAAAGTCCCCCCGGCGCTGCGCACCGACTTTCTGGGCGACTTCTATACCCGGCCCGTGGCGACGGACGAGGTGCCGGTGCTGACCGACGACCGCTCCTTCAGCGACATCCTCCCGGTGTGGGGCTGGGACCCGGAACGCAGGTAGCCGTCTACTTGGAGTGCTTGTCTGCGACCTTAGTTGCGCCGTAGGCGTCGGGCTTGGTCACGGCCAGGTACCCTGAGCCGGTGACCATGCCGACCACCTCGCGAATGATCCGCTTGGTGTCGCCGTTGGGGCCGACGTCGAGGTGGATCTCCACCGGTAGTTCGGAGTGGCCGTTGCGGGAGAGCTCGGCGCTGATTAGCCCGGCCGTCTCCAGGGAGAGCGCGGTCTCGAAGAAGATGCGCTGGCGCAGGCTGTCCATCTTCCGGTTGTACATCTTCCGGTAGAAGTACCGCCCGCCGTGGCCCAGGCGGTGGATGATGACCGCGGTGACGAAGCAGGTCTGGTCGCTGAGCAGGGAGTCCGTGCCGATGATCAGGTGGTATTTCTGGTCGGGCTCCTCGTTCATGTAGCCCACGAGGTGCTCGAACATCTGGCGGAAGCTGAGTCGGCCGAAAGTGGGGCTGACAAACTCCATGGCGCCCCGCGCCGTCTTGGCGGGCCGCCCCGCCGGCGCCGCGCCTGTAGGCTGCGGCCGGGCGGGTGTTGACGAGCTCTGCGCGTCCATGACGATCTCCGTCCATTGAGTATACGGTAGGCGCGCAGCTCCCCGCAATCGGGCTAGATCTCCCTCCGGCCCTCCAGCGCCTTGGCCAGGGTCACTTCGTCGGCGTACTCCAGATCGCCGCCGACCGGCAGCCCGTGGGCCAGGCGCGTGACCTTGATCCCCAGAGGCTTCAGGATCCTGGCCAGGTAGATGGCCGTGGCCTCGCCCTCCACGCGGGGATTGGTGGCGACGATGACCTCTTTGACCTCACCGCCTTTCACCCGGGTGAGCAACTCGGCGATTTTCAGGTCGTCGGGCCCGACGCCGTCCAGGGGGGAGATCGCCCCGTGCAGCACGTGGTACCGTCCCTTGAATTCCCGGGTGCGCTCCATGGCCAGCACATCGCGCGGATCCTCGACGACGCAGATCACCTCGGCGCTGCGGTTCGGGGCGGTGCAGATGGCGCACGGATCGACATCGGTGATGTGGAAGCAGATGCTGCAGTGGCGGATGCGGGCCTTGGCGTCGAGGATCGCCTGGCTGAGTCGGGCCACGTCTTCCGCCGGCAGGCCGAGGATGTAGAAGGCCAGCCGTTGCGCCGTCTTCGGCCCCACCGTGGGCATCTTGCTGAGCTCTTCGATCAGCCGCGCCAGCGGCTCGGCGTACACCGGACGTCCGCCCTCTAGATCAGGCCCGGCGGCAGCGGCAGCCCGCCCGTGACGGTCCGCATCTTCTCTTCCGCTCTGGTGCGCGCCGCCCGCTGCACTTCGGTGAGGGCGGCGAGGATGAGGTCCTGGAGCATGGTCACATCCGAAGGATCCACGACGGAGGGGTCGATCCGGATCTCCTGGATCTCCCCGTGCAGATTGGCCACGGCGCGCACCACCCCGCCGCCGGCCGTGGCCTCCACGCGTTCCCCTTTCATCTCCTCCTGCACGCGGGCCATCTCGGCCTGGAGCTTCTGCACCTGCTTCATCATCTTCCCGAGGTCACGCATCCTTGATCTCCACGACGTGGCCCCCGAACAACTCCACCGCCCTGGCCACAAGCGGGTCGCTCTGGACCGTGATCGCCGGCCCGGTGGGGGCCGGGGGCGCCGCGTCGTCGAGGACGGTGCAGCGCAGGCGCAGGTGGTGACGCAGGACGCGCTCGACGGCGCCTTCCACGACGGAACGGTTCTCCGGACGGTGCAGGTTGTCCCGATGGAAATTGTATCCCTGGCGGAGGCCGATCACGAGGTGGTCGTCCTCGACGGCCAGCGGTACGCCCTCGATCAACAGCGCGTGGCAGAACATCTTCGTGCGCTTGACTTCCTCCAGGATGCGGGCCCAGGACCGGCGGACGTCCTCGATCCCCACGGCGGGAACGGGTGGTTCAGGCGCGACTCCCGGAGGCGAGGCCACGGCGGCGCCGACCGAGGCCGGAGCGGCCGCGGGCGGCGGAGCGGTCGCGGCGTTCTGCGGCCCCTCGGAGGGGGGTCTGCGCGGTGCGCGCGAAGGACGCTCCGCGGCGCGGGAGGGTTGCTCGGCGGCCGGTTCGCGCTCCGGGAGCGGCAGGGGAGGGGTAGCCGGCGTCTGACGCGCCGGCGGTGGAGTCCCGGGGGCCGTGCCCAGCCGTTCCTCCAGGGCATAGAGGCGCGTGCGGAGTCCCTCCAGCGTCGGATCCATCTCCGGCCGGCACAGCCGGATCAGCGCGACCTCCAGGGCCAGCCGGGGCTGCGGGCTCCAGCGGGCTTCCGCATCGGCGGCGGAGAGCACGTTGAGCGCGCGCAGGATCTCCGGAAGGTCGATCCTGCCGGCCTGCGCCTGCAGCGCCTGCAGCCGCCCTTCGGTCGTGTCCAGGACCTCCCCGCGGCCTCCTGTCCGGAGCACCAGCAGGTCGCGGAAGTGGTCGAGCAGCGTGCGCAGCACCTGGCGCACGTCCTTGCCTTCGTTGATGACCTGCCCCACCAGTTCCAGCGCCGCCGGCGCGTCGTGGGCCACGATGGCGTCGGCCAGGCGCAGCGAGACATCCTCGGGCAGGAGGCCGAGCAGGGCCTGCACGTCGGCGGCGGTGATCGGTCCTTGCGCAAAGGCGGCGAGCTGGTCGAGGATCGACTCCGCGTCCCGGACCGACCCGTCGGCCGCGGCGACGATCAGCGCCAGTGCGGGATCGTCGATGGCGAACCCCTCGGTGGCGGCGATGTGGCGCAGGCGGGCGATGATCTCCTTCTGAGAGACACGGCGGAAGTCGAAGCGCTGGCACCGGGACAGGATGGTCGCCGGGAGGCGGTGCGGCTCGGTGGTGACGAGGACCAGGACGGCGTGCTCGGGGGGTTCTTCCAGGGTCTTGAGCAGCGCATTCGCCGCCTCCGGGGTCAGCATGTGCGCTTCGTCGATGATGTAGACTTTCTTGCGTCCTTCGGTGGGGGCCAGGCGGATCCGGTCCCGCAGTTCGCGGATCTCCTCGATGCCGCGGTTGCTGGCCGCGTCGATCTCGATGACGTCCACAGAGTACCCGCCGGCGATGGCCTGGCAGTTGGGGCAGGTGTTGTCGGGGGTGGGCGTAGGCCCCTGCAGGCAGTTCAGCGCCTTGGCCAGGATGCGCGCCGTGGTGGTCTTGCCCGTCCCGCGGTGGCCCGCGAACAGGTAGGCGTGCACGACCCGGCCGGTGCGGATGGCGTTCTGCAGGGTCCGCGTGACGCGTTCCTGGCCGATCACCTCCTCAAAGGTCTGGGGCCGCCACTTCCGGTAAAAGGACAGGTGGGACATGCACGCCTCCGGGGATACGCAGGTGTGGTGCTCTCTTCGCCGGAGCGGAAAGTCTCTCCTTGCCTGCGCGCCGTGCGCGCAAGGAGGCCTGTTCGGAGGCAGCGAAGCATCGGGGAGTGCCCCTTTCGCCCGAGCTGGCCGTCTTCCTCATCGTCTCCGCCCTGGCCGCCACCTGGGTCCACACTGACTACCGGTCCCGGACCGACGGACCGTTGTGGGAGCGGATCGCCTGGTGGCTGGGCACGCTCCTGGCCCTGCCCATTTTCCTCCCCATCTACCTCGTGGCGGCCCGGCCGCCCGGCCGCCTGGTGCGCTGCCCGTCGTGCGGGCGACTGACCCTGGCCCACCGCGCCGCGTGCCGCCATTGCGGCAACGCCATCGCCTTCGAACCCGGCCCGCGCCTGTGGGGTCTGTCCGAGGTGGCGGGGATCAGTCTCGCCTTCATCCTCACCCTGGCACTTGTGGCGCAGACGCTGGGCGTGGGGCCGGAGGTCTCGTTGCCGGAACTGGTGGCCTTCGCCACCCTCCAGAACGCCCTGTTCATCGGCCTCACCCTCTACGTGGCGCGCATCCGCTACCGCCTGCCCGCCGCCACGCTGGGCCTGAGGGCGCAGCGGTGGCCCCTGTGGGTGGCCGGCGGTCTGATCGCCGGCGCCCTGTCCGTCCCGGTGAGCACCGGCGCCGAAGACCTGGCCATCACCATCATCGCCTTCTTCACCGGACGGGCCAGGGCGGAGGCGATGGCGGAGGAGGAGCATCTCAGGGACGTGCTGACCGGCATCCTGCAGGGACCGCTGACGGCGGGCCAGATCGTGTTGATCTTCCTCCTGCTCTGCGCGCTCGTGCCGGTGGGGGAGGAACTGTTCTTCCGCGGATTCGTCTACGGCGCCCTGCGCCGATGGGGAATCCCGCTGGCCAACGTCCTCTCCGCTTTCTTCTTCGCCGCCGTCCACCACCAGGTGGTGCACTTCCTGCCCGTCTTCCTCCTGGGGATCATCCTCGCCTGGCTGTACGAGCGCACCGGCTCGCTGCTGCCGGCGATGCTGGTGCACGCCCTGAACAATGCCGTGGCCATCCTGCAGACCCTCTACGGCTGGAAGTTCTGAGCCGGCTGGAAGAGCTGACGGCCTCCGGCCCGGGCCGGAGGGCGCCGGGTTCGGCCGTGCACCCGCCGTCGTCGACCGCCCTCCAGGCGGCTTCGGCGCCGCCGGCTCGGACCAGGTCTCCCCGCGGCACACGAGAGCCCTGACGTACCGTTGCTTCCTTCCGGACCTGGCGGGGTTGGTCAGATCTCGTTGCGCGGGACCCGGTCGTCGTCGCCGCGTGCGCCGGCCCGGCCCTGCAGAGCAGCGTCTCGGGCGGGAGTTCAGCCCCGCTGTAGCGGATTGCGGGTACAGGGAACCGCTAGCTCCCCGCCTAGCACGGCCGTCTCCATTGTACACCCGGCGCGCCCGCAGACGCCCCCGCGGGCGGAGGACGCCGGGGCCGCCTAGCGGGGGAGGAGGAGCCGGATCCGCTGCGGCGGCCAGTAGATGAGGATGGCCTGGCCCACGATCTTGTCTTTCTTCAGGGCGCCGAAGGAGCGGCTGTCCTCGCTGTTGTTGCGGTTGTCGCCCATGACGAAGACCGCATCCGCCGGGACGGTGACGGGACCGAAGTCCCCCTGCGGCACCCCATTCACGTACGGTTCGGCCACCGGCATGTTGTTGATGAAGAGCCTGCCCTCTCTGAGTTCCAGCCGATCCCCCGGAAGGGCGACGATGCGTTTGATGTAGTTGCGCTCGGGGTTGAGGGGGTACCGCAGGACGATCACGTCGCCGCGGCGGGGCTGCCGCAGGCGGTGCAGGAATTTGTCCACCAGCACACGATCGTGGGGGAGCAGCGTGGGCTCCATGGAGTACTGCTCCACCTGGAAGGCCTGCGCCACGGAGACCATGATCAGCTGCGCCAGGATGAAGGCGATGATCAGGGTCTTGGCGAACTCCCACAACCCGCCCGCCGCCCTGCGCCAGATGGGCCTCGTCGAGGGTGCTTCCATAGAGCGTGTCCTATCATAGCGGCCGGCCATCGGGACCGTCAATTGCGCGTCCCGCCCTGCGGCGCCGGCCGCCCACAGCCCGACTGTGATCTGCGTCACACTCCGCCCGTGACGATGGTCATCGTCCCGACCCGC is part of the Armatimonadota bacterium genome and encodes:
- a CDS encoding CPBP family glutamic-type intramembrane protease, which codes for MPLSPELAVFLIVSALAATWVHTDYRSRTDGPLWERIAWWLGTLLALPIFLPIYLVAARPPGRLVRCPSCGRLTLAHRAACRHCGNAIAFEPGPRLWGLSEVAGISLAFILTLALVAQTLGVGPEVSLPELVAFATLQNALFIGLTLYVARIRYRLPAATLGLRAQRWPLWVAGGLIAGALSVPVSTGAEDLAITIIAFFTGRARAEAMAEEEHLRDVLTGILQGPLTAGQIVLIFLLLCALVPVGEELFFRGFVYGALRRWGIPLANVLSAFFFAAVHHQVVHFLPVFLLGIILAWLYERTGSLLPAMLVHALNNAVAILQTLYGWKF
- the dnaX gene encoding DNA polymerase III subunit gamma/tau, which gives rise to MSHLSFYRKWRPQTFEEVIGQERVTRTLQNAIRTGRVVHAYLFAGHRGTGKTTTARILAKALNCLQGPTPTPDNTCPNCQAIAGGYSVDVIEIDAASNRGIEEIRELRDRIRLAPTEGRKKVYIIDEAHMLTPEAANALLKTLEEPPEHAVLVLVTTEPHRLPATILSRCQRFDFRRVSQKEIIARLRHIAATEGFAIDDPALALIVAAADGSVRDAESILDQLAAFAQGPITAADVQALLGLLPEDVSLRLADAIVAHDAPAALELVGQVINEGKDVRQVLRTLLDHFRDLLVLRTGGRGEVLDTTEGRLQALQAQAGRIDLPEILRALNVLSAADAEARWSPQPRLALEVALIRLCRPEMDPTLEGLRTRLYALEERLGTAPGTPPPARQTPATPPLPLPEREPAAEQPSRAAERPSRAPRRPPSEGPQNAATAPPPAAAPASVGAAVASPPGVAPEPPVPAVGIEDVRRSWARILEEVKRTKMFCHALLIEGVPLAVEDDHLVIGLRQGYNFHRDNLHRPENRSVVEGAVERVLRHHLRLRCTVLDDAAPPAPTGPAITVQSDPLVARAVELFGGHVVEIKDA
- a CDS encoding ribonuclease H-like YkuK family protein, with product MDAQSSSTPARPQPTGAAPAGRPAKTARGAMEFVSPTFGRLSFRQMFEHLVGYMNEEPDQKYHLIIGTDSLLSDQTCFVTAVIIHRLGHGGRYFYRKMYNRKMDSLRQRIFFETALSLETAGLISAELSRNGHSELPVEIHLDVGPNGDTKRIIREVVGMVTGSGYLAVTKPDAYGATKVADKHSK
- the recR gene encoding recombination mediator RecR codes for the protein MYAEPLARLIEELSKMPTVGPKTAQRLAFYILGLPAEDVARLSQAILDAKARIRHCSICFHITDVDPCAICTAPNRSAEVICVVEDPRDVLAMERTREFKGRYHVLHGAISPLDGVGPDDLKIAELLTRVKGGEVKEVIVATNPRVEGEATAIYLARILKPLGIKVTRLAHGLPVGGDLEYADEVTLAKALEGRREI
- a CDS encoding fused MFS/spermidine synthase, with the protein product MTLRFVVFGSGAVLMALEIVGSRVLAPYFGSSVYVWGSLISIFLAALSVGYYLGGVAADRWPRPGVLALTLGTAGVLILLLPPLARPILEAFTVWDLGPRLSPLLASVVLFALPSVLMGATSPFAIKLAATTLATVGNTAGVLYAISTAGSIVGTLLTAFVLIPAMGVRAILYTLGGSLLVFSALMAMLAARGVRRAAAAVTVLALVLAALPAAGQTRCGEPRVVFERDTVYHRIRVAEDNCYRWLHFDRSRQGGMFLTDPRESPLVYPDYFLLAWLFNPNIRRVLVVGLGSGSVPKRLLSDFPGVQVDSVELDPVVVEVAKRYFAVTEGPRHRIFVQDGRQYIRRTDTPYDLIVMDAYHAEGVPFHLVTQEFFRQVKARLTPGGIVAANIVGFLGGPDSKLFKAIYKTYAAEFTGLYLFPVQVQYYPEEDRVRTIILFAGARPGLGRRDLTATLGQLRREKKVPPALRTDFLGDFYTRPVATDEVPVLTDDRSFSDILPVWGWDPERR
- the serS gene encoding serine--tRNA ligase; the encoded protein is MLDLKLIRDDPELVREGLRKKHADVGLVDRVLELDRRRREWIRQVEALRAEQNQASAAIPRLTGEERARRLAELREVADRLKALEPELKTLEERLHRTLLLFPNLPHPSVPPGRDASENVPLRTWGRKPEFTFPPLDHLDLGTRLGIIDMERGAKVAGSRFYYLKGAGVLLEQALMRFGLDLLVAEGFTPVVTPFLVRPEIITGAWGGAELDTQQVYRIEGEDLALIGTSEQSLAGMYQGETLEEETLPRRFAGISWNFRREAGSYGRDVRGLYRVHQFDKLEMFSYVVPERSWDEHEYLVSLEERFLQRLGLHHRVVAICGGDTSIPSAKTYDVETWMPGRGEFGETQSCSNCTDFQARRLGIRVRRARGTEYVHTLNGTLVATSRALIAVLENYQQPDGSVRIPEVLVPYMNGQEEIRP
- a CDS encoding YbaB/EbfC family nucleoid-associated protein is translated as MRDLGKMMKQVQKLQAEMARVQEEMKGERVEATAGGGVVRAVANLHGEIQEIRIDPSVVDPSDVTMLQDLILAALTEVQRAARTRAEEKMRTVTGGLPLPPGLI
- a CDS encoding archease, producing MTLHQLRVFATVARLGSFSRAAEELGITQPSVSIQVADLERDLGVELFRQEGKRIALTPAGQALAEYAPRILALADEAVAAVRQAGREPVAPFEVIEHTSEAGIIARGRTLPEVFANAAAGMLSFIISPESVRPVESRRIVVTADDREGLLVAWLNELLILLNGDGFIPREFRIEELEATRLQAEVRGEPVDPGRHRFRLDVKAATYHQLEIGRDGGWYARVIFDV
- the selD gene encoding selenide, water dikinase SelD, which translates into the protein MTARERVRLTALVACAGUASKLGPEDLAQVLRRLPVPSDPNLLVGTSTVDDAAVYRLADDLALVQTVDVFTPVVDDPYHYGAISAANALSDVYAMGGRPILALNIVGFPRGKLPLAVLEEILQGGADKAREAGVLIAGGHSIDDPEPKYGLAVTGVVRPDRIVRNVGAQPGDRLVLTKPLGIGIITTGIKQEKTSPQAIDEVIRVMETLNRDAAEAMVEVGVNAATDVTGFGLLGHLYEMTSASRVRAQLSYTAIPVLAEARTLVRQGAIAGGTARNYEYLRSRVDFAGLDEGDQLILCDAQTSGGLLMAVPPARLQALTAALARRNVLAAQIGHITGEGDGTIQVAP
- the lepB gene encoding signal peptidase I; protein product: MEAPSTRPIWRRAAGGLWEFAKTLIIAFILAQLIMVSVAQAFQVEQYSMEPTLLPHDRVLVDKFLHRLRQPRRGDVIVLRYPLNPERNYIKRIVALPGDRLELREGRLFINNMPVAEPYVNGVPQGDFGPVTVPADAVFVMGDNRNNSEDSRSFGALKKDKIVGQAILIYWPPQRIRLLLPR